The window CTGTCATCGTCCGGATGGCGCAGGTTCTCCGGTGGGCGGTATTCCCGATTTTAATAATTACGTTGCCTCGTTTGCCGAAACCGAACGCGGTCGTGAATATCTGATGCACGTACCCGGCGTGGTGGGCGCCAGTCTGAGTGATAATGAAATTGCCGAGGTGATGAATTACATCATGCAGCGCTGGGGCGGGACTTCCCTGCGGGCAAATTTCCAGCCGTTCAGCGCAGAGGAAGTGGCCAGACTGAGACAAACGAACGTCGGCGATGTGGTGAAATACCGCCGCATCGTTGTCGCGGAACTGCAGGCGATGGGACTGCCGGTCGCGGA of the Thalassolituus hydrocarboniclasticus genome contains:
- a CDS encoding c-type cytochrome; the protein is MRKKMAAGWLLRSSLLLALSAGSCVYAQAADDVAQVKPAPAPQGELSPQANYVLRCLGCHRPDGAGSPVGGIPDFNNYVASFAETERGREYLMHVPGVVGASLSDNEIAEVMNYIMQRWGGTSLRANFQPFSAEEVARLRQTNVGDVVKYRRIVVAELQAMGLPVADYPWP